From Pontibacter actiniarum, a single genomic window includes:
- a CDS encoding winged helix-turn-helix transcriptional regulator, protein MDEIKNRIICPLDFAMKLIGTKWKPLVLFHLLEGPVRSGVLQKHLPDISNKMFTQTIRELEKDNLVERIVYPVVPPKVEYKLTKKGYSLENILKSLDAWGLEMMKT, encoded by the coding sequence ATGGATGAAATAAAAAATAGAATTATATGTCCGCTCGACTTTGCGATGAAACTTATTGGTACTAAATGGAAACCTTTGGTGTTATTCCATTTGCTGGAAGGTCCTGTGCGGTCAGGTGTATTGCAAAAGCACCTTCCGGATATTTCCAACAAAATGTTTACCCAAACTATAAGGGAATTGGAAAAAGACAATTTAGTTGAAAGAATTGTATATCCAGTCGTTCCCCCCAAGGTGGAATACAAGTTAACCAAGAAAGGATATTCACTGGAAAATATATTAAAAAGTCTGGATGCGTGGGGGCTTGAAATGATGAAGACATAA
- a CDS encoding SMP-30/gluconolactonase/LRE family protein, protein MIRTLIKKLLFHLILLPFLFFGIYSCFHSPKSKQTEVTNVAEFKGQQVTGVSVSDKGRIFVNFPRWRNTVENSVVEISKEGNLQPYPNKNWNSWNIEQAVSDSVFIGVQSVVAFAKKLYVLDTRNPIWEGTVDAPRVYVFNLKNNSLEDILILSEGSYKPNSYINDLRVDLKNNAIYFTDSNEGALVIYDLSTRKSRRVLDNHFSTRAETDYLTFDGKKWGGKPVHSDGIALNPKSNRLFFHSLTGYTLYSVSTAVLLNGTEAEIEANVKIEAETGAPDGMIFDKHQNLYLADLEHNRIDYLTPEGKLKTLVQGEKVKWADTFSIYEGHLYFTNSRINEVGEDISDMVFTINKIKIN, encoded by the coding sequence ATGATTAGAACCTTAATCAAAAAACTGCTTTTTCATTTAATATTATTACCGTTTTTATTCTTTGGCATATATTCCTGCTTCCATTCGCCTAAATCCAAGCAGACAGAAGTAACGAATGTTGCAGAGTTTAAGGGTCAACAGGTCACTGGTGTATCGGTTAGTGATAAGGGCAGGATTTTCGTCAATTTTCCCAGGTGGCGGAATACGGTGGAAAATTCAGTGGTTGAAATTTCCAAAGAAGGGAATTTGCAGCCTTACCCCAACAAGAACTGGAACAGTTGGAATATTGAACAGGCGGTTTCCGATTCCGTTTTTATAGGCGTTCAGTCTGTTGTGGCATTTGCCAAAAAACTTTATGTGCTGGATACCCGGAATCCTATTTGGGAAGGTACAGTAGATGCTCCAAGGGTTTATGTTTTCAATCTCAAGAATAACAGTTTGGAAGACATTTTGATTCTTTCTGAAGGGAGCTACAAGCCAAACTCTTACATCAATGATTTGCGTGTAGATTTAAAAAATAACGCCATCTACTTTACCGATTCCAATGAGGGTGCCTTGGTTATCTATGATCTTTCTACGAGAAAAAGCAGACGCGTTCTTGACAACCACTTTTCAACCAGAGCCGAAACCGATTATTTAACTTTCGATGGGAAAAAATGGGGTGGTAAACCGGTACATTCTGACGGCATTGCATTAAATCCCAAAAGCAACCGTTTGTTCTTTCATAGTTTAACCGGTTATACATTGTATTCTGTTTCTACGGCTGTCTTGCTTAACGGAACGGAAGCCGAAATAGAAGCCAATGTAAAAATAGAAGCCGAAACGGGGGCTCCGGATGGGATGATTTTCGACAAACATCAAAATCTATATCTGGCGGATTTGGAACATAATAGGATTGACTACCTTACTCCGGAAGGAAAACTGAAAACCTTGGTTCAAGGAGAAAAAGTGAAATGGGCAGACACCTTTAGTATTTATGAAGGACACCTATATTTCACTAATTCCAGAATTAATGAGGTGGGTGAAGATATTTCCGATATGGTATTTACTATCAACAAAATAAAAATCAATTAG
- a CDS encoding PolC-type DNA polymerase III translates to MRGWLKELLSGKPQASPDDPPFWKDYIQRIHNQGAADTSLSEADFVVFDTETTGLDVKADKVLSVGAVRVCKGQVLVQDSFEFVVRQEVAAGNKSAEVHGLLRQEVGQGVPEPEVLMLFLSFVGSAPLVGHHVAFDVEMINGMIRRCGINGKLHNPTVDTAELAKRLERRQHSPDSYRRSDYTLDSLIRKYNLPTESRHTASGDAFITAILLLKLLAQAKQRGISKVGELVR, encoded by the coding sequence ATGCGCGGCTGGCTGAAAGAACTGCTGTCGGGTAAGCCGCAGGCAAGCCCTGATGATCCTCCCTTCTGGAAAGACTACATCCAGCGCATACATAACCAGGGCGCTGCAGATACCTCCCTGAGCGAGGCGGACTTTGTCGTTTTTGATACCGAGACAACGGGTTTGGATGTAAAGGCGGACAAGGTGCTGTCGGTGGGGGCTGTGAGGGTGTGTAAGGGGCAGGTGCTGGTACAGGATAGCTTTGAGTTTGTGGTGCGGCAGGAGGTGGCAGCAGGAAACAAAAGCGCAGAAGTGCACGGCCTGCTGCGGCAGGAGGTAGGGCAGGGGGTGCCGGAGCCGGAGGTGCTGATGCTTTTCCTTTCCTTCGTGGGCAGCGCCCCTTTGGTTGGCCATCATGTGGCTTTTGATGTTGAGATGATCAACGGCATGATCCGGCGCTGTGGCATCAACGGCAAGCTGCACAACCCCACCGTAGACACCGCCGAACTGGCCAAACGGCTGGAGCGCCGCCAGCACTCCCCCGACAGCTACCGGCGCTCCGACTACACATTAGACTCGCTCATCCGCAAGTATAACCTGCCCACCGAATCCCGCCACACCGCCTCCGGCGACGCCTTTATCACGGCCATACTGCTGCTGAAGCTGCTAGCGCAGGCAAAGCAGCGTGGGATTAGCAAGGTGGGGGAGCTGGTGCGGTAG
- a CDS encoding VOC family protein: protein MNLRPYPKTFSHIGITVPDLHEAVKFYSEVMGWYVIMEPSIVKKETDTAIGQMCIDVFGNGWEQFEIAHLATSDGIGIELFSFPNGIKEAPEFNPFNTGLFHFCIQDPNIEELIEKILLYGGKQRMPVREYYPDDKPYKMCYVEDPFGIVFEIYTHSYELTYSSGAYTK, encoded by the coding sequence ATGAATTTGAGACCGTATCCTAAAACATTTTCCCATATCGGGATTACCGTTCCTGATTTGCACGAGGCTGTAAAATTCTATTCTGAAGTGATGGGCTGGTATGTTATAATGGAACCATCCATTGTCAAAAAAGAAACAGACACCGCCATCGGGCAGATGTGTATTGATGTATTTGGCAACGGTTGGGAACAATTTGAAATTGCACACCTCGCAACCTCAGACGGAATAGGAATTGAACTGTTTTCTTTTCCCAACGGAATTAAAGAAGCTCCTGAATTTAACCCATTCAATACCGGACTCTTTCATTTTTGCATACAAGACCCAAATATAGAGGAACTGATAGAAAAAATTCTGTTGTACGGGGGTAAGCAAAGAATGCCTGTCAGGGAGTATTATCCAGATGACAAACCTTACAAAATGTGTTATGTAGAAGACCCATTCGGAATTGTTTTTGAAATCTACACGCACAGTTATGAACTGACGTATTCTTCAGGCGCATACACTAAATAA
- a CDS encoding DUF4269 domain-containing protein encodes MDFNIIEYLKRGTPKQQEAYNVLTQYSIMEYLQPYSPILAGTIPIDIDIENSDLDIICYWEHVDQFKVNLLKYFSSYKDFQLVDKMVQDQRTVIANFIVESFDIEIFGQNTPSQEQYAYRHMVVEYYLLLSKGNQFRQTIRELKEQGYKTEPAFAHALGWKGDPYLELLKYEEKLQTHLPTIAKKL; translated from the coding sequence ATGGATTTCAATATTATTGAATATTTAAAGAGAGGTACTCCAAAGCAACAAGAAGCATATAATGTGCTTACTCAATATTCAATAATGGAGTATCTGCAACCTTATTCTCCCATATTGGCAGGGACAATTCCTATAGATATTGACATAGAAAACAGTGATTTGGACATTATTTGTTACTGGGAACATGTTGATCAATTCAAGGTTAATTTGCTCAAATATTTCTCCAGTTATAAAGACTTTCAGTTAGTTGATAAAATGGTTCAAGATCAACGTACCGTAATTGCTAATTTTATAGTTGAAAGCTTTGATATTGAAATATTTGGGCAGAATACACCTTCGCAAGAGCAGTATGCTTACAGACACATGGTAGTAGAGTACTATCTTCTACTGTCCAAGGGAAATCAGTTCAGGCAAACCATTAGGGAACTTAAGGAGCAGGGATATAAAACAGAACCAGCTTTTGCTCATGCTCTAGGATGGAAGGGAGATCCATATCTTGAACTTTTAAAATATGAAGAAAAATTACAAACCCATCTGCCAACAATAGCTAAAAAGCTTTAA